CTACGCTCTCGTCGAGGTGGGTATGCACATGCAGGGGGGCCGTGGGCAGAGGGCGAATGATGGCATCGTTGAAGTCCAGGTGGATGCCGGCCTTCACCAAGGGGGGCAAATTTTCGCTTTTGAAAGCGGCAAAATGCTGGCTTTCTACCTTTTTGGCCCGGGTGCCGCGCAGCAGTAAGGTATTAAAGAACAGACTGACTTCGGGTACACGGGCCGAGCCATCAGGGCAGCGGGCGGCGGCAATGTCGAGAGCGGTAATAAAGTTGCGGCGCGCATCGGTGCGGATCCGGCCCACGGGCACTTGGGCACCGGTAAACACCACGGGTTTGGCCAGATTTTCAAGTAAATAGCTCAGCGCGGAAGCCGAATAAGCCATCGTATCGGTGCCGTGCAGCACCACGAAGCCGTCGTACTGATCGTACTGGTCGCGGATGATGGTGGCCATCAGCGCCCAGTCGGCCACGGTTACGTTGGACGAGTCGATGGGATGCGGCAGGCTCAGCACCGACACTCGCATGCGCAAGTGGCGCAATTCGGGCATCAGCTTACTGACCTGGCGAAAGCGCATAGGAGCTAGTTCGCCGCGCTTATTGTAGGCCATGCCCACCGTGCCGCCGGTATACAGCACCAAGATGGAAGCACTAACCTGGCCGTCGTGGGCAGCAGTCTGAATATCAACTATAGGAAACAAGGCGGAAGGGGCTATAAGTTGAACAGGGCCTGCGCGTTGCGCGTGGTAGCAGCGGCTACTTCTTCCACGTCTTTTTGCAGCAATTCGGCTACGCGCCGAGCTATCAGGGGCAAGTAGCCGGGCTCATTACGCTTGCCGCGGTGCGGTACCGGTGCTAAGTACGGGCAGTCGGTTTCGAGCAGCAGATGCTCTAACGCCATTTCGGGCAGGACCTTATCGGAGCCGCCATTTTTAAATGTTGCCACGCCGCCGATGCCCAGCTTGAAGCCCAACTTAATGGCGCGCTCGGCCTCTTCCTTGGTGCCTGAAAAACAGTGAAAAACGCCCCCCAGACTACCATCCTGGGCTTCCTCAATAAGGTCGGCAGTTTCGGTGAAAGCCTCGCGGGTATGCAGCACCAAGGGCAGCTTAAACTTCTTGGCCAACCCAATCTGGACGCGTAACGCTTCCTGCTGCTGAGCAAAAAAGGTTTTGTCCCAGTGCAAATCGAGGCCACACTCCCCTACCGCCGCAAATGGGCGCTTGCCCAGCCAATCTTCCACCTGATACAACTCCTTCTCAAAGTGC
The window above is part of the Hymenobacter radiodurans genome. Proteins encoded here:
- a CDS encoding type I asparaginase; the encoded protein is MFPIVDIQTAAHDGQVSASILVLYTGGTVGMAYNKRGELAPMRFRQVSKLMPELRHLRMRVSVLSLPHPIDSSNVTVADWALMATIIRDQYDQYDGFVVLHGTDTMAYSASALSYLLENLAKPVVFTGAQVPVGRIRTDARRNFITALDIAAARCPDGSARVPEVSLFFNTLLLRGTRAKKVESQHFAAFKSENLPPLVKAGIHLDFNDAIIRPLPTAPLHVHTHLDESVAILKLFPGITEKVVGAVLGVEGLRGCILETYGSGNAPTQSWFLRCLETAQARGIHVLNVSQCEEGRVEQGRYETSASLLARGVLGGDDITTEAAITKLMFVLGQKKSPPETIRLLTSNLRGEITL
- a CDS encoding TatD family hydrolase, giving the protein MHLTDSHAHIYSEQFKTDRDATLHRAFEAGVTTIVMPNIDHTSVDSMLETEAHFPRQCFAMMGLHPCSVGKHFEKELYQVEDWLGKRPFAAVGECGLDLHWDKTFFAQQQEALRVQIGLAKKFKLPLVLHTREAFTETADLIEEAQDGSLGGVFHCFSGTKEEAERAIKLGFKLGIGGVATFKNGGSDKVLPEMALEHLLLETDCPYLAPVPHRGKRNEPGYLPLIARRVAELLQKDVEEVAAATTRNAQALFNL